The region CCCGCTGGACTGGAACATCAGGTCGAACGCGCCACCCTCGCCTGGGTTGAATGCCTGGCTCTCGATGTGTTGTGTGCCGTTCATCAGAGAAGCGATCACCAAGATGGTGCGGGGGTCGAGGTGGCCAGGCAGGAACAGGCTGCCGCGAACAGTGGCCCGTGTGGCGCGCAGAAGAGCCCGAAAGGCGTTGATCCGACCGAAGCGCACCCACTCGCCGATGGCGTCCGCGTTCTGCTCGATGTAGTTGCGCACTGCTAGGGCATGCGCCTTCGTGCGGGGCACGTCGGGCAAGTCGCGGGCCCGGGCCCCGTACAGCAGCGCGGCCAGTCCGGAAGCGAAGGGTGCTGCATAGGAAGTCCCCGAGTCGATGCCGTAGGCGCCATCCGACAGGGTAGATAGGATGTCATCTCCCGGAGCCGCAACATCTACGTATTGGTCCGGTCCCCAGTTGTACTGCGACCATGGCCAGCGCAAATCACCCGGCGAGGTAGCTCCTACGTCAATCACTACTTCATACGCTGCGGGGTAGACAGGCCAGGTGGCTGCGCTGTTGCCAGCAGCCCCTACGAGTACTGCTCCGGCATCCCATGCAGCGAGACAAGTTTCCTCCACCGCGGGGTCGTGTACCGGCCCACCGAGGCTCAGGTTGATGACGTGACAGCCGTTGGTGGTGGCCCACTGGATCGCTTCGCGCACGTCTGCAGTCGTACCTTGCGCGAATTGGTCGAGGGCCTTCAGAGGTATCAACCTTACGTTAGGTGCGGTGCCTGCAATGCCAATCCCATTGTCGGTCATGGCCCCGACGATGCCTGCAACCATGGTGCCGTGCCCGTTGTCGTCGGCGATGTTGGTGTTGTTCTCGATGGTGTTCCAGCCTGGGCCGACG is a window of Fimbriimonadia bacterium DNA encoding:
- a CDS encoding S8 family serine peptidase, encoding MMLLVRLALPTYAAAFATAALASQMPMPPSGEWEPGAVLVRFSAVQPAVIAEVERHVGVTHERTLSDGRFALFKAPTDADVELLVRAAKSLPFVQDAQPNYIYRALWQPNDPSYPFQWGLPAIRWEQAMDLYRGRTDVRVAIVDTGVRSDHPDLWLNVGPGWNTIENNTNIADDNGHGTMVAGIVGAMTDNGIGIAGTAPNVRLIPLKALDQFAQGTTADVREAIQWATTNGCHVINLSLGGPVHDPAVEETCLAAWDAGAVLVGAAGNSAATWPVYPAAYEVVIDVGATSPGDLRWPWSQYNWGPDQYVDVAAPGDDILSTLSDGAYGIDSGTSYAAPFASGLAALLYGARARDLPDVPRTKAHALAVRNYIEQNADAIGEWVRFGRINAFRALLRATRATVRGSLFLPGHLDPRTILVIASLMNGTQHIESQAFNPGEGGAFDLMFQSSGQYDIRFQTPGKPFLARRLVGQNVEVGEALDGLSVSLPGGDANRDAIVDLADLTLLLVNFDKAFASLDLDGSGRVDIGDLTMVLVNFAKTADP